In Leptospira sp. WS58.C1, a single genomic region encodes these proteins:
- the kdsB gene encoding 3-deoxy-manno-octulosonate cytidylyltransferase, translating into MTKPKILGVIPARYGSSRFPGKPLAKIGDLPMIAWTYKNSVQSSLLHEVVVATDDERIARIVSDNGGKAIMTSPDHPSGTDRIREVALKYPDSGIIINIQGDEPGIESELIDGVAKLKLERPDWAMSTAAVRLEEKEISDPNRVKVVLDKNGKALYFSRSAIPSQFKKTVPAYRHLGIYGYDRDFLLGYPELPPSALEESESLEQLRAMEAGYSIGVYITSRAALSVDTPEDLELVVEDFKKKGLIP; encoded by the coding sequence ATGACAAAACCGAAAATCCTAGGGGTCATACCCGCAAGATATGGAAGTTCCCGATTTCCCGGCAAACCGTTAGCCAAGATCGGGGACCTTCCGATGATCGCCTGGACATATAAGAATTCTGTCCAGTCTTCTCTTCTTCACGAAGTTGTAGTTGCTACCGACGACGAACGAATCGCCCGAATCGTTTCGGATAACGGTGGTAAGGCGATAATGACTTCTCCTGATCATCCCTCCGGTACGGATAGGATTCGAGAAGTTGCACTAAAATATCCGGATTCCGGAATTATAATCAATATCCAAGGCGACGAACCCGGGATAGAATCCGAACTCATTGACGGAGTAGCGAAACTCAAACTGGAAAGGCCCGATTGGGCGATGAGCACCGCAGCTGTCCGATTGGAAGAAAAGGAAATTTCGGATCCGAATCGGGTGAAAGTGGTTTTAGACAAAAACGGTAAGGCGCTTTACTTCTCCCGTTCTGCAATCCCTAGCCAATTCAAAAAAACGGTCCCTGCTTATAGACATCTTGGGATTTACGGATACGATAGAGACTTCTTACTTGGATATCCGGAACTTCCTCCTAGCGCGTTAGAAGAATCGGAATCACTGGAACAACTTAGAGCAATGGAAGCAGGGTATTCTATCGGAGTGTACATAACAAGTCGTGCCGCATTAAGCGTGGACACACCCGAGGATCTGGAATTAGTTGTGGAAGATTTTAAGAAGAAGGGACTGATCCCTTAA
- a CDS encoding Zn-ribbon domain-containing OB-fold protein, which translates to MAEIMEAHSLTGKKCKSCGFEATDPVVSCTNCGSEDVEVKTFSGKGKVYTYTVVHVGFGHLAPRAPYVLAVIELEEGAKTMSIIEGEYQGKPVTESVAIDMPVLFDRTETSTGFIFKPA; encoded by the coding sequence ATGGCGGAGATTATGGAAGCTCATTCTTTGACGGGAAAAAAATGTAAGTCCTGCGGATTCGAGGCTACGGATCCCGTAGTATCCTGCACGAATTGCGGATCGGAAGACGTGGAAGTTAAAACTTTTTCAGGAAAAGGAAAAGTATATACTTACACCGTTGTTCATGTCGGATTCGGACATTTGGCTCCGAGAGCGCCTTACGTTCTTGCCGTTATCGAGCTGGAAGAAGGTGCTAAAACAATGAGTATCATCGAAGGAGAATACCAAGGCAAACCGGTCACTGAATCTGTGGCGATCGATATGCCTGTTCTATTCGATAGAACGGAAACTTCGACGGGATTTATTTTTAAACCTGCTTGA
- a CDS encoding c-type cytochrome, whose translation MKTRAILISLFVSILSLTFLLNCGDKEKPKEEAAPVASAATLSPEIEEGKKLFLENGCNACHGDTGAGDGAAAASLNPKPRNYKAPANEWKNGPTEAGILKTLNNGIPSNPVMTSYKFLGDEKLKKIAKYVIYLNQN comes from the coding sequence ATGAAAACTCGGGCAATCCTGATTTCCCTTTTTGTTTCCATTCTCTCCCTCACTTTTTTATTGAACTGCGGAGATAAAGAAAAACCGAAAGAAGAAGCTGCACCTGTAGCAAGCGCAGCAACTTTAAGTCCGGAAATAGAAGAAGGTAAAAAACTTTTTCTTGAAAACGGATGTAACGCATGCCACGGAGATACTGGTGCCGGAGACGGAGCAGCTGCGGCTAGCTTGAATCCAAAACCTAGAAATTACAAGGCGCCGGCAAATGAATGGAAAAACGGTCCAACAGAAGCTGGAATCCTGAAAACTTTGAACAACGGAATTCCAAGCAACCCTGTGATGACTTCTTACAAGTTCTTAGGCGACGAAAAACTTAAGAAAATTGCTAAGTACGTAATTTACCTGAACCAAAATTAA
- the fliL gene encoding flagellar basal body-associated protein FliL, with translation MGDPEIDEEEGGLPAADAGAGSSPLIKWLIYIAGAVFGIIIVVLVSMFVAKQAATSTFREMKNVALVKPPPPLMTFQFQEEFRINTADKGETHFVKMKLSFGVARDDAKITAELAERIAQMRDLVNLIIGRKTKDDLIDVEDQLDLREEIKAQINHILSDGKIQEVYFTEFIVN, from the coding sequence ATGGGCGATCCCGAAATAGACGAGGAAGAAGGCGGTTTACCCGCGGCGGATGCCGGCGCCGGCTCGTCTCCGCTCATCAAATGGCTGATCTATATTGCCGGTGCCGTATTCGGAATTATCATAGTTGTACTTGTTTCCATGTTCGTAGCGAAACAGGCGGCAACTAGCACTTTCCGTGAGATGAAAAACGTGGCTTTGGTAAAACCTCCTCCGCCACTCATGACCTTCCAATTCCAGGAAGAGTTCAGGATCAATACTGCGGATAAGGGAGAGACACATTTCGTGAAGATGAAATTATCTTTCGGAGTGGCAAGAGACGACGCAAAGATCACAGCGGAACTTGCGGAAAGGATCGCTCAGATGAGGGATTTGGTGAACCTGATCATAGGAAGAAAAACCAAGGACGATCTGATCGATGTGGAAGATCAGTTGGATTTGAGAGAAGAAATTAAGGCTCAGATCAATCACATTCTCTCCGACGGAAAGATCCAAGAAGTGTACTTCACAGAATTTATCGTCAACTGA
- a CDS encoding LIC12048 family lipoprotein, which translates to MKQFVRITRYYLLIIFFLPFVSCLSDMNFWNRGNVDLSKATWLVAEKVPLITDRGGLPGGGSTPVPVSQLFKFAPGTKVSISSLGGAIDPTGTTIGDDFDGDGILNVNETTTNVWVADYPVVEASIAPPITMKVAVWKQGTTLQDDLANEISADDLESGISEGSEKIHQTELNLRTVQFQDSYSSTVSGSGSVSASVEYGVKGGVGPVEAGMNFGMSASSSWEASNSVSATTTKWADRPFKNNLDSDSQNLKANASSQKSRKYRADKSVKTASEMTTKPDGGYVRAALYIKNNSVNMPVKLKNILCSLMFETQTGELIPVESFRLLKGDGSPFEIEVYGDTEFGPYVIEKTGLNGFEVERAIALGYNPKIFIVDYEMTHVKDSNYQSSLLNFSGDNLKVIEENAKGRTALVKIIGPNKREMYRVTAFDAIDTNDSNPCKVKTAGALVPGISLKNALMRISCSGIMDIEFDDYVIDFSEIAPTLGESKLHIKGIKSLGGIQTVVPCETPRVDKIGSDGQTRTACVQKPISQWTKEEEEKAGIWAIYSKGKYYSPTAYYYDGEGQNKTKRIFDASATTLPAFMVKGVESTVWAGDTYDIVYVALKDLLKKQQQFGTNPLETIDTSYKLNTTWDLASVGAHPYYPSTQSLFLGDAGFGEKVQLEIKLESTNYLQANFGTPQTAGVFQYFTDFSYSYGKITEDRYDMDQAMDFEISLGIGGERSEWMHIRKGVIPYTSSPSETDKYKLMSCGKSLDHTNQIFKVCIQLPKKHVSADPEISLVKLYIRPTLNSAYRRAAWPLKYSEVRKVQANLYAPIAKDNTSLLISSSSIISDGGGSFAAGDSLRVFGDSNTYTIQAVASTDSQCEPGTSNPSLCRLITLQSSTPIKLPARRTTSVYVLAGLTQPNVRLAVENGFFTDWNTQYSSFTSSPTPGLWETPQYLTLFTSNTPVNCATYSFSISCLGITTDYSILNWLGGDNLGVAHWNSWSDGGNLSSFVQGGLPYLVTPNTGRSYRLEPNSSDFSISTSTGTEPINLTIGGKSLTIWKNGVNLFGRVYDIATGTFSSVVQLNTSALMANSKVVAKDNTNGIVLVAYESQTTNPNDTIIVNRIKIDPDGTLATTPGATMVSNRSYLAGTQSSIDLLPNGDHNVLVWNATAANGGSNTYHSGYGKIVSIAGNGNAVPNSGTEFTFLSNWNVANGSKLLISASALDGTNTGIISYAQVTASNTYGIAAFSTNDINSAGLISSPPVTLTTGTAPFLPVYNRQIVAVGSGTGSISSLVTGGAYVGLYVVTNPYYRGFVAWLDGNGIITGRGFDMASGQNAAPIGSANIVLSDATGGQNSNLQLAMLSFVETAILTYTKGTRVYVRPINIKEGNSFVNALALDSSSTASSRKPTSTMIFYGSTAYSDLKYLVGWEHTDASTSKKTIRGRIGRLNDFAKPEGLSEIILSTSNVGDQTSPVTSYKIWSTDGGVTYNRKALVTWLSQETSPGIVKGQVLDLVNSSILPYGANNFFVSPLIEREYSLKAKLSF; encoded by the coding sequence ATGAAACAGTTTGTTAGGATAACTAGGTATTATCTTCTGATTATTTTTTTTCTGCCATTCGTATCATGCTTAAGCGATATGAATTTTTGGAATCGTGGTAATGTGGATTTATCCAAAGCGACTTGGTTGGTTGCTGAGAAAGTTCCTCTAATTACAGATCGTGGTGGATTGCCTGGAGGAGGTTCGACGCCCGTTCCTGTAAGCCAACTATTTAAGTTTGCCCCCGGAACAAAAGTAAGCATTAGTTCGCTCGGAGGAGCAATTGATCCAACTGGAACTACCATCGGAGATGATTTCGATGGGGATGGTATTTTAAATGTTAATGAAACTACGACAAATGTTTGGGTAGCTGATTATCCAGTTGTAGAAGCATCTATTGCACCTCCAATCACGATGAAAGTAGCAGTTTGGAAACAGGGCACCACTCTGCAAGATGATTTGGCGAATGAAATTAGTGCGGATGATCTTGAATCTGGAATTTCAGAGGGATCTGAAAAAATACACCAAACGGAATTGAATCTTAGGACAGTTCAGTTTCAGGATTCATACAGCAGTACTGTCTCAGGATCAGGCTCCGTTAGTGCTAGTGTAGAGTACGGGGTAAAGGGAGGGGTTGGTCCGGTCGAGGCGGGTATGAATTTTGGAATGAGTGCAAGCTCCAGTTGGGAAGCAAGTAACTCTGTCTCTGCAACCACGACTAAATGGGCGGATCGTCCTTTTAAGAATAATTTAGACTCCGACTCTCAAAATCTAAAGGCGAATGCCTCTAGCCAAAAATCTAGAAAATATAGAGCAGATAAATCAGTAAAGACGGCAAGTGAAATGACCACTAAGCCTGATGGTGGTTATGTTCGTGCAGCCCTTTATATAAAAAATAATTCGGTGAATATGCCGGTTAAATTGAAAAACATCCTCTGCTCTTTGATGTTCGAGACACAAACTGGTGAATTGATCCCTGTGGAAAGTTTCCGTTTGTTAAAGGGAGATGGGAGTCCGTTTGAAATAGAAGTGTATGGGGATACCGAATTCGGACCTTACGTGATCGAAAAGACCGGACTAAACGGTTTTGAAGTGGAGAGAGCAATCGCTCTCGGATACAATCCGAAAATTTTTATCGTAGATTATGAAATGACTCACGTGAAGGATTCGAACTATCAATCCTCACTCTTAAACTTCTCTGGCGATAATTTGAAAGTAATAGAAGAAAATGCAAAAGGGAGAACAGCCTTAGTTAAAATTATCGGACCGAATAAGCGAGAAATGTATCGGGTTACTGCTTTTGACGCGATCGATACAAATGATTCGAATCCTTGTAAAGTTAAAACTGCAGGTGCTTTAGTTCCGGGTATTTCTTTGAAGAATGCCTTAATGCGAATTTCTTGTTCCGGGATCATGGATATAGAATTCGATGATTACGTGATCGATTTTTCAGAAATTGCTCCTACATTAGGAGAATCTAAACTTCATATTAAAGGTATAAAATCTTTAGGGGGGATTCAGACTGTAGTTCCTTGTGAAACTCCAAGAGTGGATAAAATCGGATCGGATGGGCAGACTAGAACTGCCTGTGTTCAGAAGCCTATTAGCCAATGGACGAAAGAAGAGGAGGAGAAGGCCGGAATCTGGGCGATATATTCCAAGGGGAAGTATTATTCTCCGACTGCGTATTATTACGATGGAGAAGGGCAGAATAAAACTAAACGTATCTTTGACGCTTCAGCGACCACTTTGCCAGCCTTTATGGTGAAAGGGGTAGAATCTACCGTTTGGGCCGGGGATACATACGATATAGTTTATGTTGCCTTAAAGGATCTTTTAAAAAAACAACAACAGTTCGGAACAAATCCTTTAGAAACGATTGATACTTCTTATAAACTTAATACAACTTGGGACCTTGCATCAGTAGGGGCTCATCCGTATTATCCAAGCACTCAATCTTTATTTCTCGGAGACGCAGGTTTCGGAGAAAAGGTTCAGCTTGAAATCAAGTTAGAAAGCACAAATTATCTCCAAGCAAATTTTGGAACTCCGCAGACTGCAGGAGTATTTCAGTATTTTACGGATTTCTCATATTCCTACGGAAAAATTACGGAAGATCGTTATGACATGGACCAGGCGATGGATTTTGAGATCAGCTTGGGGATTGGAGGAGAACGGTCCGAGTGGATGCATATTCGGAAAGGAGTAATTCCTTACACATCTTCTCCATCCGAAACAGATAAATACAAATTAATGAGTTGTGGAAAATCTTTGGATCACACGAACCAGATTTTTAAAGTTTGCATTCAGCTTCCTAAAAAACATGTATCTGCAGATCCAGAAATCAGTTTAGTGAAACTCTATATTCGTCCAACTTTGAATAGTGCTTATCGCAGAGCGGCTTGGCCTTTGAAGTATTCTGAAGTAAGAAAGGTTCAAGCAAATTTATATGCTCCGATAGCAAAAGATAATACGAGTTTACTAATCTCTTCGTCTAGTATTATTTCCGACGGTGGAGGATCGTTTGCTGCCGGGGATTCTTTACGAGTTTTCGGAGATTCTAATACATACACAATCCAAGCAGTTGCTTCCACCGATTCTCAATGCGAGCCAGGAACTTCTAATCCTTCTTTATGCAGACTCATTACGCTGCAGTCTAGCACTCCTATTAAGCTACCTGCTAGGAGAACTACATCTGTTTATGTATTGGCGGGACTGACTCAGCCTAACGTAAGACTTGCCGTAGAGAACGGATTTTTTACGGATTGGAATACGCAATATTCAAGTTTTACGAGTTCTCCGACTCCGGGCCTTTGGGAAACTCCACAATACCTTACTCTTTTTACGAGCAATACGCCTGTTAATTGCGCCACGTATTCGTTTAGCATTAGTTGTTTAGGAATAACAACGGATTACTCCATTTTAAATTGGTTAGGTGGAGATAATCTAGGAGTAGCTCATTGGAATTCTTGGTCGGATGGAGGAAATCTTAGCAGCTTTGTGCAAGGAGGCCTTCCTTATCTGGTAACTCCGAATACTGGTAGATCTTATCGACTAGAACCGAATTCAAGTGATTTCAGTATCAGTACTAGTACTGGTACTGAACCTATCAATCTTACTATAGGAGGGAAGAGTCTTACGATTTGGAAGAATGGAGTCAACTTATTCGGAAGGGTTTATGATATAGCTACTGGAACTTTCTCCTCGGTGGTTCAGTTGAACACTTCTGCCTTGATGGCGAATTCTAAGGTTGTGGCAAAAGATAATACGAACGGGATCGTGCTTGTCGCCTATGAATCTCAAACAACGAACCCGAATGATACTATCATAGTGAATAGAATTAAGATCGATCCGGATGGTACATTAGCTACCACTCCTGGAGCGACGATGGTGAGCAATCGATCCTATCTTGCTGGGACTCAATCTTCCATAGATCTTCTTCCGAATGGTGACCATAATGTTTTGGTTTGGAATGCTACCGCTGCAAATGGTGGTTCGAATACCTATCATTCTGGTTACGGTAAGATTGTTAGTATAGCGGGGAATGGAAATGCCGTACCTAATTCCGGGACCGAATTTACTTTCCTAAGTAATTGGAACGTAGCAAACGGCTCTAAATTACTTATTTCTGCTTCTGCTTTAGACGGGACAAATACTGGAATAATTTCCTACGCCCAGGTTACTGCAAGTAATACCTATGGGATTGCTGCTTTCTCAACGAACGATATTAACAGTGCTGGATTGATCAGTTCCCCTCCTGTCACTTTAACTACAGGGACAGCTCCTTTTTTACCTGTATATAATCGGCAGATTGTAGCTGTAGGATCTGGCACAGGCTCAATCTCCAGCTTGGTAACTGGAGGAGCTTACGTGGGTCTGTATGTAGTCACTAACCCATATTATCGAGGCTTTGTCGCTTGGTTGGATGGAAATGGAATTATCACCGGAAGAGGATTCGATATGGCTTCCGGCCAGAACGCGGCACCAATCGGTTCGGCAAATATAGTTCTGAGCGATGCTACGGGAGGGCAAAACTCGAATTTACAACTTGCGATGTTGTCATTTGTGGAAACGGCCATTCTCACTTATACGAAAGGAACCAGGGTTTACGTTAGGCCTATAAACATTAAGGAAGGAAATTCATTCGTTAATGCTCTCGCCCTGGATTCATCATCGACTGCTTCCTCAAGGAAGCCGACTTCCACAATGATCTTCTACGGGTCTACGGCTTATTCGGATTTGAAATATTTGGTGGGTTGGGAGCATACAGATGCTTCAACATCCAAAAAAACGATCAGAGGAAGGATCGGAAGGCTAAACGACTTTGCGAAGCCTGAGGGACTTTCTGAAATTATATTAAGTACTTCGAATGTAGGTGACCAAACTTCTCCTGTGACCAGTTATAAGATTTGGTCAACAGATGGGGGAGTTACTTATAATCGTAAAGCCTTAGTGACTTGGCTGTCTCAAGAGACAAGTCCGGGGATTGTTAAAGGCCAGGTTTTGGATCTGGTTAATTCTTCCATCCTTCCTTACGGCGCGAACAACTTCTTCGTTTCTCCATTAATTGAAAGGGAATATTCTCTCAAGGCAAAATTGTCCTTCTGA
- a CDS encoding thiolase domain-containing protein, translating into MREVAIIGAYETVHGNHKDRTLRDLVTEAGNGAIKDSGIDRKEIQAVYVGNYAGNEFNAQNTMGSYAANLLGLGDRPAIRTEGACASGGIAMRQGVLAVASGLYDTVLVLGVEKMNGLDPETTMEIVARGQDQDVEGGYCISGPSGFALNAIRHMHEFGTTKEMLATVAEKNYFHGSLNPFAHKQKEISFNNIMRARMVTTPFGFHDVSLVTDASAAVVITTKERAKSVRKDYVVVKGSGIGGDYFNVALKKDSVSFPASVQAATEAFKMAGVERKDIDVLECHDCFTITEIINIEDLGFVEKGKGGQFTKDGHTRLGGKLPVNTSGGLKAKGHPVGATGVGQVVEMTFQLRDQSEKRQVANARTALTHVLGGPGAVSIVHILQRGE; encoded by the coding sequence ATGAGAGAAGTAGCAATCATCGGGGCCTATGAAACGGTCCACGGCAATCATAAAGACAGAACTCTTCGTGACCTAGTCACCGAAGCGGGTAACGGAGCCATCAAGGATTCCGGTATAGACAGAAAGGAAATCCAAGCTGTTTATGTTGGGAATTACGCCGGAAATGAGTTTAATGCGCAAAACACCATGGGATCTTACGCAGCCAACTTACTTGGATTAGGCGATCGTCCTGCGATCCGTACAGAAGGAGCCTGTGCTTCCGGCGGGATCGCGATGAGACAAGGTGTTCTTGCCGTTGCATCGGGCCTGTACGATACAGTTTTAGTTCTGGGTGTGGAAAAAATGAACGGCCTTGATCCCGAAACTACGATGGAGATCGTAGCAAGAGGGCAAGACCAGGATGTAGAAGGCGGTTATTGTATTTCCGGTCCTTCCGGTTTTGCGTTAAATGCGATCCGTCACATGCACGAATTCGGAACCACCAAGGAAATGTTAGCAACCGTTGCCGAAAAAAACTATTTCCATGGTAGCCTAAATCCGTTCGCTCATAAACAAAAAGAGATCTCCTTCAATAATATTATGAGAGCAAGAATGGTTACTACTCCATTCGGTTTTCATGATGTTTCCTTGGTTACGGATGCTTCTGCGGCAGTTGTGATCACTACGAAAGAAAGAGCAAAATCAGTCCGTAAAGACTATGTGGTAGTAAAAGGTTCCGGGATCGGTGGAGATTACTTCAATGTGGCTCTTAAAAAAGATTCCGTTAGCTTCCCCGCTTCTGTGCAAGCAGCTACTGAGGCTTTTAAAATGGCCGGCGTGGAAAGAAAGGATATCGACGTTTTAGAATGCCATGACTGTTTCACTATCACAGAGATCATCAATATAGAAGATCTTGGCTTTGTAGAAAAGGGAAAAGGCGGCCAATTCACCAAAGACGGCCATACTCGATTGGGCGGTAAACTCCCTGTAAACACTTCGGGCGGTTTAAAAGCTAAAGGCCATCCGGTCGGAGCTACAGGTGTAGGTCAGGTTGTGGAGATGACTTTCCAACTCAGAGACCAATCCGAAAAACGCCAAGTTGCAAATGCTCGCACGGCCTTAACCCATGTTTTAGGCGGCCCGGGTGCCGTTAGTATCGTGCATATTCTGCAGAGGGGGGAATAA
- a CDS encoding glucose 1-dehydrogenase → MAKQFEGKVALVTGAASPRGLGRAIANTIARDGGDVVVVDLNKEQIEQAAADIAKEFGVKTLGFPVNVTKPEDCDAAISAVKEKFGKLDFLVNNAGVLKDNLFIRMSEQEFDFVMDVNAKGVFLMTKAASKLLLKAPSGRIVNISSLSGLSGQPGQANYSSSKAAVIALTKVAAREFSGRGVLVNAVCPGYVQTDMTASLPEEVQKKLTDPMFIPLKRPGTQQEIADAVEFFLSDKASYITGVFLRVDGGAGIGM, encoded by the coding sequence ATGGCAAAACAATTCGAAGGTAAAGTTGCATTAGTCACGGGAGCTGCATCTCCCAGAGGTTTAGGTCGCGCTATCGCCAATACGATCGCAAGAGACGGTGGAGACGTGGTTGTAGTAGACTTAAATAAGGAACAGATCGAGCAGGCTGCTGCCGATATCGCGAAAGAATTCGGCGTTAAAACCTTAGGCTTTCCGGTAAATGTCACTAAGCCGGAAGATTGCGACGCTGCGATTAGCGCCGTTAAAGAAAAATTCGGAAAACTCGACTTCTTAGTAAACAATGCGGGAGTTTTAAAAGATAATCTTTTTATCAGAATGAGCGAGCAAGAGTTCGATTTTGTGATGGATGTGAACGCAAAAGGTGTGTTCCTGATGACCAAAGCAGCATCTAAACTTCTTCTGAAAGCTCCTTCCGGTAGAATTGTGAACATATCTTCTCTCTCCGGTCTTTCCGGTCAACCTGGCCAAGCGAACTATTCTTCTTCTAAGGCTGCGGTAATCGCTCTTACTAAAGTTGCTGCAAGAGAATTTTCAGGCAGAGGTGTTCTTGTAAACGCAGTCTGTCCTGGTTATGTACAGACAGACATGACTGCTTCTCTTCCGGAAGAAGTTCAGAAAAAACTTACCGACCCTATGTTCATTCCTTTGAAGAGACCTGGAACTCAACAAGAGATCGCTGACGCTGTAGAATTCTTCCTTTCCGACAAAGCATCTTATATCACCGGTGTTTTCTTGAGGGTAGACGGCGGCGCCGGTATCGGAATGTAA
- a CDS encoding STAS domain-containing protein: MSDEFKINVDLEPNVPVIHISGEITSEADDEILGKYQSIPEQRRTRVILNFHGTSYINSAGLATLISLITKASESSSKIEFAGLNDHFRKVMDIVGLTDFVLIHNTLQEALS, translated from the coding sequence ATGTCTGACGAATTCAAAATAAACGTGGATCTTGAACCCAATGTCCCGGTGATCCATATCTCTGGAGAAATTACTTCCGAGGCGGATGACGAAATTTTAGGGAAATACCAATCCATACCGGAACAACGTAGGACCAGAGTGATTTTGAATTTTCACGGAACGTCTTACATCAATTCCGCGGGACTTGCAACCTTGATCAGTTTGATTACCAAAGCAAGCGAGTCCTCTTCTAAGATCGAGTTTGCAGGCCTAAACGACCATTTTAGAAAAGTGATGGATATAGTCGGTCTTACGGATTTCGTTTTAATCCACAATACTCTACAAGAAGCTCTTAGTTAA